A single Anatilimnocola floriformis DNA region contains:
- a CDS encoding efflux RND transporter periplasmic adaptor subunit: protein MRLAFLLLAGAAAVAASGCGSAAGNLPTPQPPKVTVAVPAVREVRDIDDYTGRIESTQTVEVHARVGGILDEVYFADGDFVERGKVLYQIDPRTYRAEWDQAKARVTLYDAKYNLARTIRARNESLLKAKAVAQEEFDQSVASEAEALAARESALADTETMRLNLEFTQIKAEISGRIDRTYITRGNMVQAGALSPVLTKIVSVDPVYVYFNPDEIAFLRYTERRVAGDGKMEATHLRERKIVVTITLADGTTYSEAGLIDFASNTVDPSTGTITVRASFPNPKRALTPGLFVRLHIASEDAYQAVLIPERAINTDQSDKFVYVINDKNIAERRNVVLGTKHGKLRVVKSGLGASDRVVISGGLLVRAGLPVTPEEGAVDISSLPALPKPPTAMENSEPAKPAPPPELPIQAAPDRTPPPIVPDTPAKPLPPPSANP, encoded by the coding sequence ATGCGACTCGCTTTTCTACTACTTGCGGGCGCTGCGGCGGTGGCCGCTTCTGGCTGCGGTTCTGCCGCGGGCAATCTTCCCACTCCGCAACCTCCGAAGGTGACCGTTGCGGTTCCGGCGGTTCGCGAGGTGCGCGACATCGACGATTACACCGGCCGGATTGAGTCGACGCAAACCGTCGAAGTGCATGCCCGCGTCGGCGGCATTCTCGATGAGGTCTACTTCGCCGACGGCGACTTTGTGGAACGCGGCAAGGTTCTTTATCAAATCGATCCTCGCACCTACCGCGCCGAGTGGGACCAGGCGAAAGCCCGCGTCACGCTCTACGACGCCAAGTACAACCTGGCTCGCACGATTCGCGCTCGTAACGAGAGCCTGCTCAAAGCCAAGGCCGTGGCTCAGGAAGAATTCGATCAATCGGTGGCTTCCGAAGCCGAGGCTCTCGCAGCCCGCGAATCGGCTCTCGCCGATACCGAGACAATGCGGCTGAACCTGGAGTTTACGCAAATCAAAGCCGAAATCTCCGGCCGCATCGATCGCACCTACATCACCCGCGGCAACATGGTTCAAGCCGGCGCGCTATCGCCGGTGCTCACGAAGATCGTTTCGGTCGATCCGGTTTATGTCTATTTCAATCCCGACGAAATCGCCTTCCTGCGATACACCGAGCGACGCGTCGCCGGCGACGGCAAGATGGAAGCGACGCACTTGCGAGAACGAAAGATCGTCGTCACCATCACGCTGGCCGACGGCACGACGTATTCCGAAGCAGGCTTGATCGACTTTGCCTCGAACACCGTCGATCCGAGCACCGGAACCATTACCGTGCGGGCTTCCTTCCCCAATCCAAAGCGAGCTCTCACGCCGGGACTGTTCGTCCGGTTGCACATTGCATCCGAAGACGCCTACCAGGCCGTGTTGATTCCCGAGCGAGCGATCAACACTGATCAAAGCGACAAGTTTGTCTATGTCATCAACGACAAAAACATCGCCGAACGAAGGAACGTCGTCCTCGGCACCAAGCACGGCAAACTGCGTGTCGTAAAAAGTGGTCTCGGCGCGAGCGATCGCGTGGTGATTAGCGGCGGCTTGCTTGTCCGGGCTGGTTTGCCAGTAACTCCCGAAGAGGGAGCTGTCGACATCTCGTCGCTGCCAGCTCTCCCCAAGCCGCCGACCGCGATGGAGAATTCAGAGCCTGCGAAACCCGCTCCCCCGCCGGAGCTTCCCATTCAAGCAGCGCCGGACCGAACACCTCCTCCGATTGTTCCGGACACGCCCGCCAAACCGTTGCCACCCCCGAGCGCCAATCCCTGA
- the fae gene encoding formaldehyde-activating enzyme: MAKKKPSKKDSKKKSDDRIILRTGEALVEGEPAYSAAEPEVVIGELDGPVGYAIANLIGDQVKGHTKVFAILNSDVQIRPTTLMVSKVTVKSSKYTNILMGTVQSAIAHGVLDAVRAGDIPKKKANDLGIIVSVWLDPSIVDEEKVDFELLFKTNREATAKAIGKAMRNEPSIDWLLDNQDKVQHYFHQLAVEGKL; the protein is encoded by the coding sequence GTGGCCAAGAAAAAGCCAAGTAAAAAAGATTCGAAAAAGAAAAGTGACGACCGCATCATCCTCCGCACCGGCGAAGCCCTCGTCGAAGGCGAACCGGCTTACTCGGCGGCAGAACCGGAAGTGGTGATTGGCGAGCTTGATGGCCCGGTCGGTTATGCCATCGCCAATCTGATCGGCGATCAGGTGAAGGGGCACACCAAGGTCTTTGCGATTCTCAATAGCGACGTGCAGATCAGGCCGACGACACTGATGGTTAGCAAGGTGACCGTCAAGAGTTCAAAGTACACCAACATCCTGATGGGCACCGTGCAATCCGCGATCGCTCACGGTGTGCTCGATGCAGTGCGGGCCGGCGACATTCCCAAGAAGAAAGCCAACGATCTGGGAATTATCGTTTCGGTTTGGCTCGATCCGTCGATCGTCGACGAAGAAAAGGTCGACTTTGAGTTGCTCTTCAAAACCAATCGCGAAGCCACAGCCAAAGCGATCGGCAAGGCGATGCGGAACGAACCATCGATTGATTGGCTGCTCGACAATCAAGACAAGGTGCAGCATTACTTCCACCAATTGGCCGTAGAAGGCAAGCTGTAG
- a CDS encoding NPCBM/NEW2 domain-containing protein, producing the protein MSKSSQFDAYHELLGIPPAEQPPNLYRLVGISLFENVHSVIERAADRQMSHLRSFQVGKHAVDSQKLLNELARARHILLDDAERAAYDAKLRKQLEPKAAPKPAPAAAPKPAAAKPTPVARPQQPAPVQPRPQVQQPLPQQPPAPQYPVYPELSAPASAFHSHTLGPAHGGNDSIMSPALVAAIVAGVVVSLGIIVLFVSQMGGSTPPVPVAIAPDVPAPPNLQPTIPQPPLHQVPGPPHPTIPPAAVPREMTPDPFVVPPASEPPPTPTTPESEPTEPVSEPVLESKREPLESHTWIELIPLVEFDHDLASGEWTRNGNQLSVTGIRNSRLRFPVILTNCSYDFETEFKLGVDHDDIHLIIPVGDQNVLVSTDSYGNRKYSYLDRVAGKEAWENPAAVVANLLQPNTLHRIKMSVRLTGDHAQVAYTLDGKQRYMYEGPTSDLQVAPAWSIGTKAQPALAIYDTPATFTTCRVKLLEGEGFYGRAAPLLQPIPERYAEMRATSLTSLTPAIKTHFEDKFGINAGTNPIINGQPCTDFVYAHAPSRLTYAIPPGTKAFTAMAYCARSGSVKFIVSADGQELYSVERRAIAPVAVNIPEGAKTLTLECDPLDRSWDDDSCWCFPAFRE; encoded by the coding sequence ATGAGTAAGTCTTCACAATTCGATGCGTACCACGAATTACTCGGGATTCCGCCCGCGGAACAGCCTCCGAATTTGTATCGGCTGGTCGGCATTAGCCTGTTCGAGAACGTCCACTCGGTCATCGAGCGCGCTGCCGATCGGCAGATGTCCCACCTTCGCAGCTTTCAGGTCGGCAAGCATGCAGTCGATAGCCAAAAGCTCCTGAACGAACTTGCTCGCGCGCGACATATCCTGCTGGATGATGCCGAACGGGCTGCCTACGACGCCAAACTTCGCAAACAACTCGAGCCCAAGGCCGCACCGAAGCCAGCGCCTGCCGCCGCGCCGAAACCGGCGGCAGCCAAGCCAACACCTGTTGCCCGGCCGCAGCAACCTGCCCCTGTGCAGCCTAGGCCGCAGGTGCAACAACCACTGCCACAGCAACCACCTGCGCCGCAGTACCCCGTTTATCCGGAACTCTCCGCGCCGGCGTCTGCGTTTCACTCACACACGCTGGGGCCCGCGCACGGCGGCAACGACTCCATCATGAGTCCGGCCCTGGTTGCCGCGATTGTGGCGGGAGTTGTCGTATCGCTGGGCATCATTGTGTTGTTCGTGAGCCAGATGGGCGGTAGTACGCCGCCAGTCCCAGTGGCAATCGCGCCGGATGTACCCGCACCACCAAATCTCCAGCCAACGATTCCGCAGCCTCCGCTGCATCAAGTGCCCGGACCGCCCCATCCAACAATCCCACCGGCAGCAGTTCCGCGAGAGATGACACCGGACCCTTTTGTGGTTCCTCCGGCCTCCGAACCGCCGCCGACGCCGACAACGCCAGAATCGGAACCGACGGAACCCGTGTCAGAGCCCGTGTTGGAATCGAAACGCGAGCCGCTGGAGTCTCATACGTGGATCGAATTGATTCCGCTGGTCGAATTCGATCACGATCTGGCCAGCGGAGAATGGACTCGCAACGGCAACCAACTGAGCGTGACCGGCATCCGCAATTCACGGCTGCGGTTTCCGGTGATTCTCACCAACTGCAGCTACGATTTTGAAACCGAGTTCAAACTAGGTGTGGATCATGACGACATCCACCTGATCATTCCCGTTGGCGACCAAAACGTCCTCGTCAGCACCGATTCATATGGAAATCGCAAGTACAGCTATCTCGATCGAGTGGCCGGCAAAGAGGCGTGGGAAAATCCCGCAGCCGTCGTCGCCAACTTGCTCCAACCCAATACACTGCATCGCATCAAGATGAGCGTGCGGTTGACCGGCGATCATGCGCAGGTGGCCTACACACTCGATGGCAAGCAGCGGTATATGTACGAAGGGCCCACGAGCGATCTCCAGGTTGCTCCCGCGTGGAGCATCGGGACCAAAGCCCAGCCGGCGCTCGCCATTTACGACACTCCTGCCACGTTCACGACGTGCCGCGTCAAGCTTCTCGAGGGCGAGGGCTTTTATGGCCGAGCCGCGCCGCTGCTGCAACCCATCCCCGAGCGCTATGCCGAGATGAGAGCGACCTCACTCACCTCGCTTACTCCCGCGATCAAGACTCACTTCGAAGACAAATTCGGCATCAACGCGGGGACCAACCCGATCATCAACGGTCAGCCGTGCACTGACTTCGTCTATGCTCACGCGCCTTCGCGTTTGACCTACGCCATTCCTCCCGGCACGAAAGCGTTCACCGCGATGGCCTATTGCGCCCGCAGCGGCAGTGTGAAATTCATCGTC